The genomic region CCAGCTTTCCGATCCTGGTGATCATTGCGGTGTTCATGTTCTTCATGCGCCAGATGCAGGGCGGTGCGGGCGGCAAGGGTGGCCCGATGAGCTTTGGCAAGAGCAAGGCGCGTCTGCTTTCCGAGGATCAGGTGAAAACCACCCTGTCCGACGTCGCCGGCTGCGACGAGGCCAAGGAAGAAGTGGGTGAACTGGTTGAGTTCCTGCGCGATCCGGGCAAGTTCCAGCGCCTGGGTGGTCGCATTCCTCGCGGCGTGCTGATGGTCGGCCCTCCGGGTACCGGTAAGACCCTGTTGGCCAAGGCCATCGCCGGTGAGGCGAAAGTGCCGTTCTTCACCATTTCCGGTTCCGACTTCGTCGAGATGTTCGTCGGTGTCGGTGCCAGCCGTGTTCGTGACATGTTCGAACAGGCCAAGAAGCACGCACCGTGCATCATCTTCATCGACGAAATCGATGCGGTCGGTCGTCACCGTGGCGCCGGCATGGGCGGCGGTCATGACGAGCGCGAGCAGACCCTCAACCAGTTGCTGGTGGAGATGGACGGCTTCGAGATGAACGATGGCATCATCGTCATCGCCGCGACCAACCGTCCCGACGTCCTCGACCCGGCGCTGCTGCGCCCTGGCCGTTTCGACCGCCAGGTGGTGGTGGGCTTGCCGGACATTCGTGGTCGTGAGCAGATTCTCAAGGTGCATATCCGCAAGGTGCCGGTCGGTGACGACGTGGCTCCCGCGGTGATTGCCCGTGGTACTCCCGGTTTCTCCGGTGCGGACCTTGCCAACCTGGTCAACGAGGCTTCGCTGTTCGCCGCTCGTGCTGGCAAGCGCGTGGTCGAAATGAAGGAGTTCGAGCTGGCCAAGGACAAGATCATGATGGGCGCCGAGCGCAAGACCATGGTCATGTCCGAGAAGGAGAAGCAGAACACCGCTTATCACGAAGCCGGTCACGCGATCGTGGGGCGTGTCGTGCCCGAGCATGATCCGGTCTACAAGGTTTCGATCATTCCGCGCGGTCGTGCGCTGGGTGTGACCATGTTCCTGCCGGAAGAGGATCGCTACAGCCTCTCCAAGCGCGCGTTGATCAGCCAGATCTGCTCGCTGTACGGTGGCCGTATCGCCGAAGAGATGACCCTGGGTTTCGATGGTGTCACCACAGGTGCCTCCAACGACATCATGCGCGCCAGCCAGATTGCCCGGAACATGGTGACCAAATGGGGTCTGTCCGAGAAGCTGGGGCCGTTGATGTATGCCGAAGAAGATCAGGAAGTGTTCCTGGGGCGTGGCGGTGGCGGTCAGAACTCCAGCTTCTCGGGTGAAACCGCCAAGCTGATCGACTCCGAGGTGCGCAGCATCATTGACCACTGCTACGGCACGGCCAAGCAGATCCTCACGGACCACCGCGACAAGCTCGATGCCATGGCCGATGCGCTGATGAAATACGAGACCATCGACGCCGACCAGATCGACGACATCATGGCCGGTCGCCCACCGCGCGAGCCGCGTGACTGGGGTGGTTCGGGCAGCTCGGGCACAACGCCGCCGGTGGTGAAGGATGAACGTCCCGAAGCTCCGATTGGTGGCCCTGCGGCTGATCACTAAGGTTTGAAATGACTTCTGTTCAGTCCTCGACCCGGTTGCCTTGCGGCAACCGGGTTCTTGATTTGGCCCGGACGCATGTCATGGGCATTCTCAACGTTACCCCTGATTCCTTTTCCGATGGTGGACGCTTCAGCGAGCTGGATGGGGCGCTGCGGCATGCCGAAGGCATGGTGCAGGCTGGCGCGACCCTGATCGATGTTGGCGGTGAGTCGACCCGGCCTGGCGCGCGAGTCGTGTCGCCGCTGGAGGAGCTTGAGCGGGTGGCACCTGTCGTCGAGCGCATTCATCGTGAGCTGGATGTAATCATTTCGGTGGATACCTCGACGCCGGCGGTAATGCGTGAGACGGCGCGCCTTGGTGCCGGCCTGATCAACGATGTGCGTTCGCTGCGGCGCGATGGCGCGCTGGATGCGGCTGCGGCCACCGGCTTGCCGGTCTGCCTGATGCACATGCTCGGCGAGCCTGGCGACATGCAGGACAATCCGCAGTACGAGAATGTCACGCAGCAGGTGCAGGCGTTTCTTGTCGAGCGCATGGCGGAGTGTGAGGCGGTGGGTATTCCCGCTGAGCGGATCATTCTGGACCCGGGGTTCGGCTTTGCAAAAAATCTGCAGCACAACCTGAGCCTGTTCAAGCATATGGAGCAGTTGCATGCCCTTGGACGGCCACTATTGGTCGGCGTTTCGCGAAAGAGCATGATAGGTCAGGCACTCGGGCGCCCGGTGGGTGAGCGCCTGTACGGCAGTCTGGCGCTGGCAGCGCTGGCGGTGAGCAAGGGCGCGCGGATTCTGCGTGTGCATGATGTGGCCGAGACGGTCGACGTCGTCAATATGCTCGCTGCCGTTGCGACGGCTGAATAAGAATGATGGAGCACTTATGAAGAAGAAATATTTCGGCACCGACGGTATTCGTGGCCGGGTCGGGCAGTACCCGATCACCCCTGATTTCATGCTTAAACTGGGCTGGGCTGCCGGCATGGCGTTCCGCAAGTTGGGCAACTGTCGTGTGTTGGTCGGCAAGGACACACGTATCTCCGGCTACATGTTCGAGTCTGCCCTGGAGGCCGGGTTGTCCGCAGCAGGGGCTGACGTGATGCTGCTGGGGCCGATGCCGACCCCGGCCATTGCCTATCTGACCCGTACTTTTCATGCCGAGGCCGGGATCGTCATCAGTGCGTCCCACAATCCGCACGACGACAACGGCATCAAGTTTTTCTCCGGTGAAGGCACCAAGCTGCCGGATGAAGTCGAGCTGATGATCGAAGAGTTGCTCGATGCGCCGATGACGGTTGTCGATTCGCAAAGGTTGGGCAAGGTCTCGCGGATCAATGACGCGGCTGGTCGCTACATCGAGTTCTGCAAGGGCAGCGTGCCGACCGGCACCAAGCTGTCCAATCTCAAGGTGGTACTCGATTGTGCGCACGGCGCGACCTACAAGGTCGCACCCAGTGTCTTTCGTGAGCTGGGCGCACAGGTCACCGCGTTGTCCGTGCAGCCCAACGGGCTGAACATCAACGACAATTGCGGGTCGACGCACATCAAGCCGCTGCAGGCTGCGGTGTTGGCTGAGCAGGCCGACCTGGGAATCGCCTTCGACGGTGATGGTGACCGGGTGTTGATGGTTGATCACACGGGAGCGGTGGTCGATGGTGACGAACTGGTATTCATCATCGCGCGTGACCTTGCCGAGCGGGGCAAGCTCAACGGTGGTGTGGTCGGAACCCTGATGAGCAATCTGGGGATGGAGCTGGCGCTGAACGAGCTGGATATTCCCTTCGTGCGTGCCAATGTCGGTGACCGCTATGTGATTGCCGAACTGCTCGAACGTAACTGGCTGGTAGGTGGGGAAAACTCGGGTCATATCCTCTGCCTGAGCCACAACACCACTGGCGACGCGATCATCGCGGCACTGCAGGTTCTGTTGGCGTTGCGTCGTCGTGGCGAGACGCTGGCCCAGGCGCGTCAAGCTCTGCGCAAGTGTCCTCAGGTGTTGCTCAACGTGCGTTTCGGTGGCGGTGTCGATCCGGTCAAGCACCCGCAGGTGGTGGCCGAGTGCGAGCGTGTGACTGCGGCCATGAACGGTCGTGGTCGTGTGCTGTTGCGCAAGTCGGGGACCGAGCCGCTGGTGCGGGTGATGGTCGAGGGTGAGGATGAAGCTTCGGTTCGTGAGCATGCCGAAGGGCTGGCAAAACTGGTTGCTGAAGTTTGTGCCTGAATTCGGCTTGCCAGTGATGATCTGGTTGGGTAATATCTGCGCCCACTTTGACCCGCGAGGTAGAGCATGCGTCGCCCCATGGTAGCTGGTAACTGGAAAATGAACGGTACCCGCGCCAGCGTCGCTGAGCTGATCGAGGGGCTGCGGAATCTGGCCCTGCCGAGCGGTGTTGATGTTGCGGTATTCCCGCCTTGCTTGCATATCAATCAAGTGATTGATGGTTTGAAGGGCAAGTCGATTTCGGTCGGCGCGCAGAACTGCGCAGTTGAATCCATGCAGGGCGCCTTGACGGGTGAGATCGCATCGAGCCAACTGGTCGATGCAGGTTGCTCCCTGGTACTGATCGGGCATTCCGAGCGTCGCCTGATCCTGGGTGAGGCGGATGCCACGCTCAATCGCAAGTTCGCCGCCGCGCAAGCTTGTGGGTTGATTCCGGTGTTGTGTGTAGGGGAGACCCTGGCGCAGCGTGAAGCCGGCAAGACGCTGGAAGTGGTTTCGCGTCAGTTGGGCAGTATCATCGAAGAGTTGGGTGTCGATGTTTTTGCCAAGGCTGTGATCGCTTACGAGCCGGTCTGGGCCATTGGTACCGGGCTGACAGCATCGCCGCAACAAGCGCAGGATGTGCATGCAGCCATTCGCGCGCAGTTGTCGGCAGAGAATTCTGAAGTCGCTCAAGGTGTGCGACTTCTATACGGCGGCAGCGTGAAGGCGGCCAATGCGGTCGAACTGTTCGGCATGCCGGATATCGATGGGGGCCTCATTGGTGGGGCTTCCCTGAATGCAGATGATTTCGGTGCGATCTGTCGCGCCGCGGGAAACTGATAAAATGCTGGAAACGATCGTAGTCGTTCTTCATCTGTTGGCTGCACTGGGCGTTGTTGCTCTGGTATTGCTGCAACAGGGTAAAGGTGCGGAAGCTGGTGCATCTTTCGGCGCAGGTGCTTCAAATACTGTGTTCGGAAGCCAAGGTTCCTCTACCTTTCTTAGTAAGTTTACTGCTATACTTGCCGCAGGTTTCTTCATAACCAGCTTAGGGTTAGGTTACTTTGCTAAAGAGAAAGCTCACCAGCTGACTCAAGCAGGTCTGCCAAGCCCGGCAGTGTTGGAAGCGCCAAAGCAAAAGCCGGCATCTGATGATGTACCGGTTCTCCAGGAGCAAAAGCCGGCCAATACGGCAGGTGATGTACCTCAAGCTCCAGAGAAGAAGTAAAACGGGTTTCATGCTGTAAATGTTGTATTGCCGAGGTGGTGGAATTGGTAGACACGCAACCTTGAGGTGGTTGTGCCCATAGGGTGTAGGGGTTCGAGTCCCCTTCTCGGTACCAATTATCAGGAGAGCCCGCTGTTGCGGGCTTTCTTGTAGGTGGAATGTTACATTGACCCAAAAAGGGATCGGTCGTATACTTTCGCCCCAGCTTTGTCGCGGGGTGGAGCAGCCTGGTAGCTCGTCGGGCTCATAACCCGAAGGTCGTCGGTTCAAATCCGGCCCCCGCAACCAGTTTTAGCGGAGCCCCTTTTCAGGGGCTTTTTGTTAGCTGGACACAATTGATGCCGCGTTTGACGGCATTTCAGGGATGGGCGATTCGCCCATTTTTTGTTTTCTTAAATCGCATGCACATCATGCACGAGGGGGTTCAGGTGTCGAGCAAGCTAGAACAGTTGCAGGCCTTGTTGGCCCCGGTGGTCGTGGCCCTGGGCTATGAATGCTGGGGTATCGAGTTTTCTGCTCAAGGCCGCCATTCCGTGTTGCGCGTTTATATCGATAAGGAAGGTGGTGTTCTGGTGGATGACTGCGCCATTGTCAGTCGCCAGATCAGTGGTGTGCTGGATGTCGAAGATCCGATCTCCACTGAATACACCCTTGAAGTTTCCTCTCCTGGCATGGAACGCCCGCTGTTCACCCTTGAACAGTTTGCCTCGCATGCCGGCGAACAAGTGAAAATAAGGCTGCGTTCGCCTTTCGAAGGTCGACGCAACTTTCAGGGCCTTCTGCGTGGAGTGGAAGAGCAGGACATCGTGGTGCAGGTGGATGACCATGAATTCCTGTTGCCGATCGATTTGATCGACAAGGCCAACATTATTCCCAGTTTTGACTGAGACGCGGATCCCGCGGATCCAATGGCTTGCGAAAGGCGAGGCGTACGATGAGCAAAGAAGTATTGCTGGTTGTTGAGTCGGTATCCAATGAAAAGGGTGTACCGGCAAGCGTGATTTTTGAGGCG from Pseudomonas asplenii harbors:
- the ftsH gene encoding ATP-dependent zinc metalloprotease FtsH, producing MAKNLILWLIIAAVLVTVMNNFSSPNEPQTLNYSDFIQQVKDGKVERVVVDGPVITGKRNDGDSFKTIRPGIPDNGLIGDLVDNHVVVEGKQPEHQSIWTQLLVASFPILVIIAVFMFFMRQMQGGAGGKGGPMSFGKSKARLLSEDQVKTTLSDVAGCDEAKEEVGELVEFLRDPGKFQRLGGRIPRGVLMVGPPGTGKTLLAKAIAGEAKVPFFTISGSDFVEMFVGVGASRVRDMFEQAKKHAPCIIFIDEIDAVGRHRGAGMGGGHDEREQTLNQLLVEMDGFEMNDGIIVIAATNRPDVLDPALLRPGRFDRQVVVGLPDIRGREQILKVHIRKVPVGDDVAPAVIARGTPGFSGADLANLVNEASLFAARAGKRVVEMKEFELAKDKIMMGAERKTMVMSEKEKQNTAYHEAGHAIVGRVVPEHDPVYKVSIIPRGRALGVTMFLPEEDRYSLSKRALISQICSLYGGRIAEEMTLGFDGVTTGASNDIMRASQIARNMVTKWGLSEKLGPLMYAEEDQEVFLGRGGGGQNSSFSGETAKLIDSEVRSIIDHCYGTAKQILTDHRDKLDAMADALMKYETIDADQIDDIMAGRPPREPRDWGGSGSSGTTPPVVKDERPEAPIGGPAADH
- the folP gene encoding dihydropteroate synthase, with the protein product MTSVQSSTRLPCGNRVLDLARTHVMGILNVTPDSFSDGGRFSELDGALRHAEGMVQAGATLIDVGGESTRPGARVVSPLEELERVAPVVERIHRELDVIISVDTSTPAVMRETARLGAGLINDVRSLRRDGALDAAAATGLPVCLMHMLGEPGDMQDNPQYENVTQQVQAFLVERMAECEAVGIPAERIILDPGFGFAKNLQHNLSLFKHMEQLHALGRPLLVGVSRKSMIGQALGRPVGERLYGSLALAALAVSKGARILRVHDVAETVDVVNMLAAVATAE
- the glmM gene encoding phosphoglucosamine mutase codes for the protein MKKKYFGTDGIRGRVGQYPITPDFMLKLGWAAGMAFRKLGNCRVLVGKDTRISGYMFESALEAGLSAAGADVMLLGPMPTPAIAYLTRTFHAEAGIVISASHNPHDDNGIKFFSGEGTKLPDEVELMIEELLDAPMTVVDSQRLGKVSRINDAAGRYIEFCKGSVPTGTKLSNLKVVLDCAHGATYKVAPSVFRELGAQVTALSVQPNGLNINDNCGSTHIKPLQAAVLAEQADLGIAFDGDGDRVLMVDHTGAVVDGDELVFIIARDLAERGKLNGGVVGTLMSNLGMELALNELDIPFVRANVGDRYVIAELLERNWLVGGENSGHILCLSHNTTGDAIIAALQVLLALRRRGETLAQARQALRKCPQVLLNVRFGGGVDPVKHPQVVAECERVTAAMNGRGRVLLRKSGTEPLVRVMVEGEDEASVREHAEGLAKLVAEVCA
- the tpiA gene encoding triose-phosphate isomerase: MRRPMVAGNWKMNGTRASVAELIEGLRNLALPSGVDVAVFPPCLHINQVIDGLKGKSISVGAQNCAVESMQGALTGEIASSQLVDAGCSLVLIGHSERRLILGEADATLNRKFAAAQACGLIPVLCVGETLAQREAGKTLEVVSRQLGSIIEELGVDVFAKAVIAYEPVWAIGTGLTASPQQAQDVHAAIRAQLSAENSEVAQGVRLLYGGSVKAANAVELFGMPDIDGGLIGGASLNADDFGAICRAAGN
- the secG gene encoding preprotein translocase subunit SecG, producing MLETIVVVLHLLAALGVVALVLLQQGKGAEAGASFGAGASNTVFGSQGSSTFLSKFTAILAAGFFITSLGLGYFAKEKAHQLTQAGLPSPAVLEAPKQKPASDDVPVLQEQKPANTAGDVPQAPEKK
- the rimP gene encoding ribosome maturation factor RimP yields the protein MSSKLEQLQALLAPVVVALGYECWGIEFSAQGRHSVLRVYIDKEGGVLVDDCAIVSRQISGVLDVEDPISTEYTLEVSSPGMERPLFTLEQFASHAGEQVKIRLRSPFEGRRNFQGLLRGVEEQDIVVQVDDHEFLLPIDLIDKANIIPSFD